One Urechidicola croceus genomic window, AAGAAATACTTGTTGAGGTTGAAAAAGTAAGAGAAATAAAAAAAGTTGAAGCAATCAAAATAGCTAAACAAAAAGCCGATTATAAATACAAGATTAACGATAAAGTTAGATTAATCGATGGAAAATCTTCTGGAACTATTGAAAAAATCGAAAAAAATAATGTTACAATTAACTTTGGAATCTTTACCACAAAAACTAGCCTAAATAAAATAGAATTAGTTCAAGCCTCAAAATAACAGTACGTAACATACTGATTACTAAATAGTCGTTTGTTATTGTAAAGTTATTTCACTAATTTTAAGTTCTATAAACTAACTTAAACTTAAAAGCTTATGAAAAATTTTTTATTGGCTTTTTTACTTTTTCTATTATGGGCATTTTTTGCTCTATGGTTTCACAACACAGTAAGTCATAAAAATTGCGACTCCTGTAAAATTGGATTTTTATTCAATTGTGATTCAATATCCAAAACGGGAGAAGAAGTTGAAAAAGCAAAGAAAAATGTTACAACTGAAAATGTCAAAACTGCATTTTCCATAACCGACATTGATGGAAATTCTATTTTTAACTTTCCAAATAAATTTATTATCAATTCAAAAGATGGTACAGTTAATATTCCAGATGCAATTACTGGATTTAAAGACTCAATCTACTACTATTTAAATAAAAATCAAACTAAAGAACTTTTATTACGAGCCAAATACCTTTCGACTGAAGTAATGGGCTCAAATAATTGGGGAATGTCAAGGACTGAATTCTTAAAAAACATTTTAATTAAATATGGTATTAATGGTGATAAAATTATTACTGAAGCTATTGAATCAGATTATAAGTATGACGTGAATGGTACCAATTCAGATGCTATTACAATACTTTTTAGAGATATTTCTGAAGAAAGAGTAGCCAATATTGAAGCAGGAATAACCAATAAGACCTTATATTCTAATTTTGGTGAAGCAGAATTCAAGCCAGATAGGACACTTCAAGGTTACACTATCGAACTTAAAAATTACCTTCAAAAATATACAGGAAAAACAGTAACAATTACTGGTCATACTGATAATATTGGTGATGCAACAGGTAATCAAAAATTAGGTTTACAGCGAGCTAATCAAGTAAAAACATATTTAGCCTCTCAAGGTATTGCTTCTGAAATTTTAAGTGCAACTTCAAAAGGTGAAACTGCACCAGTTGCTACAAACGATACAGATGAAGGTCGCTCATTAAATAGAAGAATTGAAATAATAGTAAATTAAAAAATTGAAAATCATGAATACATTAAATATATTTTTAGCTACTGGTTGGTGTCATTTATTAGAATTATTTCTTTGGATGTTGGGATCATTTATATTGGGATGGTTACTAAGTAGATATTTTTTAAAATCAAAATACCAAACACAATTAGATGACTGTCATTCAAAAAGAAAAAAACTTGAGTCTGAAATCAGTTCATTAAAAACCACTCCTAAACCTACTGCTACCAATCCTCAAGTATCAAATCTTGGTAAATCTACTAAAACTGCTGTCGCAAGTAGTTTTGCTACTACCAAAATAACTAAAGATGATTCTATAAAAGATGACTTGAAAAAAGTTGAAGGAATTGGTCCAAAAATACAAGAACATTTAAACAATGATGGAATTTGGAGTTTTGCTCAATTAGCAGATAGTTCAATTACAAGATTACAAGGGATTCTTGACGCTGCTGGGCCAAGATATAGAATACACAACCCTAAAACATGGGCACAACAAGCCGCTTTAGCTCGAGATGGTAAATGGGACGAATTAAAAAAATGGCAAGATGAACTCGATGGAGGAAAATAAAATCTAAAGGTTATCACTAAAAAAGCAGCCATAAAATTGTGGCTGCTTTTTTTATTCTTCGTATCGTTTCATTTCACGATCATAAAATTCTTCAGCTTGTTGTATAAGGCCAATTACTTCATTTTGTAATTCATCTTCTTCAGTATCTCTTAAATCTTCTAACCACTCTACTTCATCATCAACTAAATTGATAATAAAACGAGGAAATTCAGTATGTAAAATGAATATTGAATCGGCATAATCTGTATTATCAGCCAATAAAAATTTAGGTAGTTCCATAATTTGATTTGATTAATTTATTTGTCATATAATTAAAGCGCAAAAATAATAAAATTGCAGCAGCCGTTAAACCAGCTAAAAGTCCGAGCCATATTCCAAAACTTCCATAAGCATTCGATTTTCCTAAAAAATAACTTACCGGAAAACCAATCATCCAATATGAAATAAAAGTAATTACAGTTGGAATCAACACATCTTGCATACCTCTTAGTGCACCAAGAACAACAACTTGAATTCCATCTGAAATTTGGAAAATAGCAGCGGCAATCAATAATTTTGATGCAATACTTATTACTTCTCTATTATCTATATAATTGTCAACATCATTCATATCTACATAAATTTGAGGTAAATATTCATGAAAAAGCAGGAAAAATGTTGCAAACACTATTTCAAAAAATATAGTCAATAAAAATATAGAAAATGCTATTCTTCTTAATTCTTTAAAACTTTGAAGTCCTTTTTGATTTCCAACTCTAACCATCGCTGCAACACTCATTCCCATTGCAACCATAAATGTCATCGACGCTAAGTTTAATGCTATTTGATTAGCTGCTTGAGGGTTTTTACCCAAAACACCGCTCAACCAAATTGCTGAAGTAAAAATGGCTACTTCAAAAAACATTTGTAAGGCACTTGGAAAACCTAAACTTAATATCTTTTTTATCATTTTACCATCTAAAACAAATAGTTTGATTTTAGTTACTAACTCTTTAGACTTTTCATTTCCTCTCAATAGCCACCATAAATAAAACCACATAACAAATCTTGAAACCAACGTTCCTAAAGCTGCACCAATAATTCCCATTTGTGGAAACCCAAATTTTCCAAAAATTAAAATATAATTCAATACCACATTTACAATATTGGCAATCAATGTTGCGTACATCGGATATCGAGTCATAGAGAGTCCATCAGCGAACTGCTTATAACCTTGAAAAATTATTAACGGTACCAATGAAAACGCTACTAAATCTAAGTAGGGAATTGCTAACTCAACCACTTCACTTGGCTGATCCATTAAATACATAAGTGGTTTTGCCAATATAGTTAGCAAAAAAACGGTAATTCCTAAAACTGTGCATAAAAAGACTCCATGCTTTAAAGAAGACTTGGCTTTTACTGCATCATTCTCAGCATCTGCTTCAGCGACAAGTGGTGTAATTGCTGTTGAAAACCCAATACCTATTGACATTGCAATAAAAATAAAACTATTACCTAAAGAAACAGCGGCAAGTTGTGCTGTGCCCAATTGACCAACCATTATGTTGTCAATTAAACCAACAAAAGTGTGTCCCAACATACCTAATATAACTGGCCAAGCTAGTTTAATATTTGTACGAAACTCTGATGTATAATTTTTTATATTCAACTTGAAGGTATTCAGTTGGCGAATATACGATAATTCATTAGAGAAAAGTTCACTAAATATAGTTTATATAAAGTAAATTTAGCATAGTAAAAGTTAATATAGCACACAAAAATGGTAATATAT contains:
- a CDS encoding OmpA family protein, with the translated sequence MKNFLLAFLLFLLWAFFALWFHNTVSHKNCDSCKIGFLFNCDSISKTGEEVEKAKKNVTTENVKTAFSITDIDGNSIFNFPNKFIINSKDGTVNIPDAITGFKDSIYYYLNKNQTKELLLRAKYLSTEVMGSNNWGMSRTEFLKNILIKYGINGDKIITEAIESDYKYDVNGTNSDAITILFRDISEERVANIEAGITNKTLYSNFGEAEFKPDRTLQGYTIELKNYLQKYTGKTVTITGHTDNIGDATGNQKLGLQRANQVKTYLASQGIASEILSATSKGETAPVATNDTDEGRSLNRRIEIIVN
- a CDS encoding MATE family efflux transporter, which encodes MNIKNYTSEFRTNIKLAWPVILGMLGHTFVGLIDNIMVGQLGTAQLAAVSLGNSFIFIAMSIGIGFSTAITPLVAEADAENDAVKAKSSLKHGVFLCTVLGITVFLLTILAKPLMYLMDQPSEVVELAIPYLDLVAFSLVPLIIFQGYKQFADGLSMTRYPMYATLIANIVNVVLNYILIFGKFGFPQMGIIGAALGTLVSRFVMWFYLWWLLRGNEKSKELVTKIKLFVLDGKMIKKILSLGFPSALQMFFEVAIFTSAIWLSGVLGKNPQAANQIALNLASMTFMVAMGMSVAAMVRVGNQKGLQSFKELRRIAFSIFLLTIFFEIVFATFFLLFHEYLPQIYVDMNDVDNYIDNREVISIASKLLIAAAIFQISDGIQVVVLGALRGMQDVLIPTVITFISYWMIGFPVSYFLGKSNAYGSFGIWLGLLAGLTAAAILLFLRFNYMTNKLIKSNYGTT